The following proteins are co-located in the Doryrhamphus excisus isolate RoL2022-K1 chromosome 15, RoL_Dexc_1.0, whole genome shotgun sequence genome:
- the LOC131102882 gene encoding neurotrophin-3: protein MHWLPLVAMVIASALPFPHKPVSRSAAAAASVEPGFRERRERRHQADDDFQGNAPRKDYDEDKMAATLGQEHLKNLTALVRTFSPDSSVALDVPERKSLPGNFTAEQDRLGLVDGFRDLRPTQVSVLETQIGESPAAVPRSSTRAEPTIPSTRGTTSMPPVGGALEAGPGTALDTILEGDDMFLDAHPRVLFSASGSPPAHPPLLLMLETGLLEEDTAEPEDLDRRTEGHGERATDRSPGWANVSGSAGDAARPVRRDKRSHLIDRRRGEKSVCESESVWVTDKKTAIDSHGQTVTILQEIQTQTGPIKQYFYETRCRQAEQQSPAGRPPASKGPASKPTGVAGAGCLGVDKKQWVSECKAKQSFVRALTKDANNRTGWRWIRINSSCVCVLLSRANQILGREVLARRGRG, encoded by the coding sequence ATGCACTGGCTTCccctggttgccatggtgatcgCCTCGGCTCTGCCCTTCCCTCACAAGCCCGTGTCAAGGagcgccgccgctgccgccagCGTGGAGCCCGGCTTCAGAGAGCGCCGCGAGCGCCGTCACCAAGCGGACGACGACTTCCAAGGAAATGCCCCGCGAAAGGACTACGACGAGGACAAGATGGCCGCCACCCTCGGCCAGGAACACCTGAAGAACCTCACGGCTTTGGTCCGGACCTTCTCACCTGACAGCAGCGTCGCTTTGGACGTTCCCGAGAGGAAATCGCTCCCGGGGAACTTCACAGCAGAACAGGACCGCCTCGGTCTCGTGGACGGTTTCCGGGACTTAAGACCCACGCAGGTTTCTGTGTTAGAAACCCAAATAGGCGAGAGTCCTGCTGCAGTTCCGAGGAGTTCCACACGAGCAGAGCCGACCATTCCCTCAACGAGAGGGACCACGTCGATGCCCCCGGTTGGGGGCGCCCTGGAGGCGGGGCCCGGAACCGCACTGGACACCATCCTGGAAGGGGACGACATGTTTCTGGACGCGCACCCGCGAGTCCTCTTCTCGGCCTCGGGGTCGCCCCCCGCACACCCCCCCCTGCTCCTCATGCTGGAGACCGGCCTGCTGGAGGAGGACACGGCCGAGCCGGAGGACCTGGACCGACGCACGGAGGGTCACGGGGAACGAGCGACGGACAGAAGCCCGGGTTGGGCTAACGTGTCGGGATCGGCGGGCGACGCGGCCCGCCCCGTCAGGAGGGACAAGCGCTCGCATTTGATTGACAGGCGGCGCGGAGAGAAGTCCGTGTGCGAGTCGGAGAGCGTGTGGGTCACCGACAAGAAGACCGCCATCGACTCACACGGCCAGACGGTCACCATCTtgcaggagatccagacccagacGGGGCCCATCAAGCAGTACTTCTACGAGACGCGGTGCCGCCAGGCCGAGCAGCAGAGCCCCGCCGGGCGCCCGCCGGCCTCCAAGGGGCCGGCCTCTAAGCCCACGGGCGTGGCCGGCGCCGGCTGCTTGGGCGTGGACAAGAAGCAGTGGGTGAGCGAGTGCAAGGCCAAGCAGTCCTTCGTGCGGGCGCTCACCAAGGACGCCAACAACAGGACGGGATGGAGGTGGATCCGCATCAACTCGTCCTGCGTGTGCGTGCTGCTGTCCAGAGCCAATCAGATACTGGGGAGGGAGGTCTTGgccaggagggggcggggctaa